A genomic segment from Janibacter sp. DB-40 encodes:
- a CDS encoding MOSC N-terminal beta barrel domain-containing protein yields the protein MHIVRIGYATLKGARHVEQPCVRLAENGPVGDRVFCLADPDEGRVLRTVEHPRLVLVETGWDGTVLTTATPEGGVVTAAPRPTGEQLAFEYWGRQARVELQDSPHAEQLGDHLGRPVRLARVSRPGEVVYAGPVSLASTGEIAALGESDPARFRATFVIDSERLPGPGTELAIGQAVIRVRSTLPRCRVIDINTATGTMDTRHLGTLAARPRPIGELPFGMDADVLVPGTVRTGDPVSATGR from the coding sequence ATGCACATCGTCCGGATCGGCTACGCGACGCTCAAGGGTGCCCGGCACGTCGAGCAGCCCTGCGTACGGCTCGCGGAGAACGGCCCGGTCGGCGACCGCGTCTTCTGCCTGGCCGACCCCGACGAGGGGCGGGTGCTGCGCACCGTGGAGCACCCGCGCCTGGTGCTGGTGGAGACCGGCTGGGACGGCACCGTCCTCACGACGGCCACGCCCGAAGGGGGTGTGGTCACCGCTGCCCCACGGCCCACCGGGGAGCAGCTGGCCTTCGAGTACTGGGGTCGGCAGGCCCGGGTCGAGCTGCAGGACTCCCCCCACGCCGAGCAGCTCGGGGACCACCTCGGTCGGCCGGTGCGTCTGGCCCGGGTCAGCCGACCCGGAGAGGTCGTCTACGCAGGTCCGGTGAGCCTGGCCAGCACCGGCGAGATCGCCGCGCTCGGCGAGTCCGACCCGGCCCGGTTCCGGGCGACCTTCGTGATCGACTCCGAGCGCCTCCCGGGGCCCGGGACGGAGCTGGCCATCGGGCAGGCGGTCATCCGGGTGCGCTCCACGCTGCCCCGGTGCCGCGTCATCGACATCAACACGGCGACCGGGACGATGGACACCCGCCACCTCGGGACGCTGGCGGCTCGCCCGCGTCCGATCGGCGAGCTCCCGTTCGGGATGGACGCCGACGTGCTGGTACCCGGCACCGTGCGCACCGGCGACCCGGTGTCGGCGACCGGCCGATGA